The Sphingobacteriales bacterium DNA segment GTAACTGTATGAATGGCGTTGAAACGTGGTCAGATGCTTCTTGTGCCTGTGTACCCGCACACCAGTTACACCGCTTACCTGTGATGATGGTAACTGTATGAATGGCGTAGAAACTTGGTCAGATGCTACCTGTGCTTGTGTACCCGGCACGCCTGTTACTCCGCTTACCTGCGATGATGGTAACTGTATGAATGGCGTTGAAACGTGGTCAGATGCTACTTGTGCTTGTGTACCCGGCACACCAGTTACTCCGCTTACCTGCGATGATGGTAACTGTATGAATGGCGTAGAAACGTGGTCAGATGCTACTTGTGCTTGTGTACCCGGCACGCCTGTTACTCCACTTACCTGCGATGATGGTGTATGTGAAAATGGGGTAGAAACTTGGGATTCTGCTACTTGTCAATGTGTTGCGGGAACTCCCGGAGAGATACCGACCTGTGATGACGGCAATTGTATGAATGGCTTAGAGACTTATGATGCAGCTTCTTGTGCCTGTGTACCCGGCACACCAGTTACTCCGCTTACCTGCGATGATGGTAACTGTATGAATGGCGTTGAAACGTGGTCAGATGCTACCTGTGCTTGTGTACCCGGCACGCCTGTTACTCCGCTTACCTGCGATGACGGTAACTGTATGAATGGCGTAGAAACGTGGTCAGATGCTACTTGTGCCTGTGTACCCGGCACACCAGTTACTCCGCTTACCTGCGATGATGGTAACTGTATGAATGGCGTAGAAACGTGGTCAGATGCTTCTTGTGCTTGTGTACCCGGTACCCTGTTACGCCACTTACCTGCGATGACGGTAACTGCATGAATGGCGTAGAAACTTGGTCAGATGCTACTTGTGCCTGTGTCCCCGGCGCGCCTGTTACTCCACTTACCTGCGATGATGGTGTATGTGAAAATGGGGTAGAGACTTGGGATTCTGCTACTTGTCAATGTGTTGCGGGAACTCCCGGAGAGATACCGACTTGTGATGACGGTAATTGTATGAATGGAGTAGAGACTTACGATGCAGCTTCTTGTGCCTGTGTACCCGGTACACCAGTTACACCGCTTACTTGCGATGACGGTAACTGTATGAATGGCTTAGAAACGTGGTCAGATGCTACTTGTTCTTGTGTACCCGGCACGCCTCCTTCTACCGCTTGTGATGACAATAATCCTTGCACAGATGATAATTATAATACAACGACTTGTCAGTGCGAATATACCCCTAACACATTGTGTGATACTTATTCAGTAGGCAACCAAGTATGGAGCGACACCAACAACAACGGTTTGATAGATTCAGGCGAAGCAGGTATAGACGGAGTAACGGTTTACTTGTTGAATGCAACGGGTACTCCGATAGACACGACTGTAACCTCCGGCGGCGGTTTGTATTTGTTTGATGGTTTGGCTGCGGGCGACTATATCGTATCGGTTGAAATACCCACAGGTACACAGAGCAGTGCAGTAGATGAAACAACCCCTGACACAGATGGCAACGACAACGGAGTTACGGTAGTAGGAACTACTATTCAAAGCGGTCTAATCACTTTGGGTGATGGCGAGCCTACAGGAGAAAGTCCTGATAACGACCCTGCCACAACAGATACGAATGAAAACTTAACAGTTGACTTCGGATTTTATCCAATACCTGCGGATACTTATTCAGTGGGTAACCAAGTATGGAGCGACACGAACAACAACGGTTTGATAGATTCAGGCGAAGCAGGTATAGACGGAGTAACGGTTTACTTGTTGGATGCAACGGGAACTCCGATAGACACGACAGTAACCTCCGGCGGCGGTCTGTATTTGTTTGATGGTTTGGCTGCGGGCGACTATATCGTATCGGTTGAAATACCCACAGGTACACAGAGCAGTGCAGTAGATGAAACAACTCCTGACACAGACGGCAACGACAACGGCATCACGGTAGTAGGAACTACCATTCAAAGCGGTCTAATCACTTTGGGTGATGGCGAGCCTACAGGAGAAAGCCCTGATAACGACCCTGCCACAACAGATACGAATGAAAACTTAACAGTTGACTTCGGATTTTATCCAATACCTGCGGATACTTATTCAGTGGGTAACCAAGTATGGAGCGACACGAACAACAACGGTTTGATAGATTCAGGCGAAGCAGGTATAGACGGAGTAACGGTTTACTTGTTGGATGCAACGGGAACTCCGATAGACACGACAGTAACCTCCGGCGGCGGTCTGTATTTGTTTGATGGTTTGGCTGCGGGCGACTATATCGTATCGGTTGAAATACCCACAGGTACACAGAGCAGTGCAGTAGATGAAACAACTCCTGACACAGACGGCAACGACAACGGAGTTACGGTAGTAGGAACTACGATACAAAGCGGTGTAATCACTTTGGGTGATGGCGAGCCTACAGGAGAAAGTCCTGATAACGACCCTGCCACAACAGATACCAATGAAAACCTGACAGTTGACTTCGGATTTTATCCAATACCTGCGGATACTTATTCAGTGGGTAACCAAATATGGAGCGACACCAACAACAACGGTTTGATAGATTCAGGCGAAGCAGGTATAGACGGTGTAACGGTTTACTTGTTGGATGCAACGGGTACTCCGATAGACACGACAGTAACCTCCGGCGGCGGTCTGTACTTATTTGATGGTTTGGCTGCGGGCGACTATATCGTATCGGTTGAAATACCCACAGGTACGCAGAGCAGTACAGTAGATGAAACAACTCCTGACACAGATGGCAACGACAACGGCATCACGGTAGTAGGAACTACTATTCAAAGCGGTGTAATCACTTTGGGTGATGGCGAGCCTACAGGAGAAAGTCCTGATAACGACCCTGCCACAACAGATACCAATGAAAACCTGACAGTTGACTTCGGATTTTACTGTTTGCCTTGTTCCTTGAACAGCTTCGGATTGTCAGCAGTAAAAGATGACAAAGGTACTGCCGATACAGCAGATGACGAATGGCAAATCTATTCAAATCCGACAGGAACAAACTTGTCCTCAACTTACGATGTGAGCGGCGATTTGACAGCTAATGATTTGCCTTATGGCAGTACTCAATTAGTAGGATCAGTACCTGCAAATAATAATCTTGTGACACTTACTATCACGAATACAGGTATTTGTAATGTATGTGAAATATCAGATTATGTTTTTGAGATTACGCCGGGTATTGCAGATTCTGTAGATTTGGCATTGGATAAATCGATAGACAAAACAATCGCTCAGATAGGCGAGCAGGTGACATTCACGATAACGATAACGAATGAAGGCGGCACAGATGCGAGTGGAGTTTCGGTGAGTGATGTATTGCCAACGGGTATATCGTATGTGAGCAGTTCAGCCAGTCAGGGCAGCTATGATTCGGCTACAGGTGTATGGACGGTGGGCGATTTCTTGGCGAATGATGCACCGAAAACGCTGACAATAGTAGGAACGATATTAAGCGAGGGTGTACATTACAACACGGCAGAGATCAGTGCGGTGAATGGAACGGACATAGACAGCACACCGAACAATGGCGTAGCCGGAGAAGATGATATAGATGATGTATGTGTAAGCGTACCGATGCAAATCTGTGATGACGGTTCTCAATCTATTACATTAGAGGCGGAAATGGGCTTAACGAATGTAGTGTGGTTCAAAGACGGTGTGCAAGTAGGAACGGGCAGTTCTTATATTGCTAATCAGGCGGGGAGCTACACCTACACAGCGGATAACGGAGGCTGTGCAGATGGCACTTGTTGTCCTGTTATTATTGAGACAATCTCTTGTTGCCCTACTAATTTGTGCCCAACCATACAATTTATGCGTAATTAGATGGTACGTTTAAACCATTTTAATACATAGTTTTATAAGAATTTAA contains these protein-coding regions:
- a CDS encoding DUF11 domain-containing protein, with the translated sequence MCTRYPVTPLTCDDGNCMNGVETWSDATCACVPGAPVTPLTCDDGVCENGVETWDSATCQCVAGTPGEIPTCDDGNCMNGVETYDAASCACVPGTPVTPLTCDDGNCMNGLETWSDATCSCVPGTPPSTACDDNNPCTDDNYNTTTCQCEYTPNTLCDTYSVGNQVWSDTNNNGLIDSGEAGIDGVTVYLLNATGTPIDTTVTSGGGLYLFDGLAAGDYIVSVEIPTGTQSSAVDETTPDTDGNDNGVTVVGTTIQSGLITLGDGEPTGESPDNDPATTDTNENLTVDFGFYPIPADTYSVGNQVWSDTNNNGLIDSGEAGIDGVTVYLLDATGTPIDTTVTSGGGLYLFDGLAAGDYIVSVEIPTGTQSSAVDETTPDTDGNDNGITVVGTTIQSGLITLGDGEPTGESPDNDPATTDTNENLTVDFGFYPIPADTYSVGNQVWSDTNNNGLIDSGEAGIDGVTVYLLDATGTPIDTTVTSGGGLYLFDGLAAGDYIVSVEIPTGTQSSAVDETTPDTDGNDNGVTVVGTTIQSGVITLGDGEPTGESPDNDPATTDTNENLTVDFGFYPIPADTYSVGNQIWSDTNNNGLIDSGEAGIDGVTVYLLDATGTPIDTTVTSGGGLYLFDGLAAGDYIVSVEIPTGTQSSTVDETTPDTDGNDNGITVVGTTIQSGVITLGDGEPTGESPDNDPATTDTNENLTVDFGFYCLPCSLNSFGLSAVKDDKGTADTADDEWQIYSNPTGTNLSSTYDVSGDLTANDLPYGSTQLVGSVPANNNLVTLTITNTGICNVCEISDYVFEITPGIADSVDLALDKSIDKTIAQIGEQVTFTITITNEGGTDASGVSVSDVLPTGISYVSSSASQGSYDSATGVWTVGDFLANDAPKTLTIVGTILSEGVHYNTAEISAVNGTDIDSTPNNGVAGEDDIDDVCVSVPMQICDDGSQSITLEAEMGLTNVVWFKDGVQVGTGSSYIANQAGSYTYTADNGGCADGTCCPVIIETISCCPTNLCPTIQFMRN